One stretch of Schistocerca nitens isolate TAMUIC-IGC-003100 chromosome 11, iqSchNite1.1, whole genome shotgun sequence DNA includes these proteins:
- the LOC126212843 gene encoding zinc finger protein 708-like isoform X5 — translation MDQEPTKWIKKDETDEVQTELHFIFLEDPLKAGDPSVCVKQDPELKHHAAGSEHNVETSIRCASDSARFTQTTGGRCSISCEEPCHHRLVQDELVIDMEKSTHGFSTNTEDMTVDKECSVATQYDCSTREKELHVYSCNFCQQSFSSKYRLIMHVFMHIGGTQPPSYVCKWCGEVFNSNVGLKKHMRMSENCRVLTADSHEKYGHSDEHQTTTSLDSEAEVSVTEHNDQSSCKETWRDSNKPSNDICNTHMTNDREKTSNYGTLSIAVNVSAQADLLTANRTHRCGICGKLFARSVDFNRHVSIHTGKRLHKCDICEKWFAQSRYLKAHTLIHTRKKPYMCEICGKSFTMIKDFKKHSLFHTGKEPHKCEICGKSFAASGSLKKHSLIHTGNKPYKCEICGKYFTILGNLNKHLLIHTGKKPHKCEICGKSFTKLDNLKRHALIHTGKKPHKCEICGKSFAASGSLKKHSIIHTGNIPHKCEICGKSFTKLGNLKRHSLIHTGKKHHKCEICDKWFAQSRYLKAHTLIHTVKKPYMCEICGKSFTMISDFKKHTLIHTGKEPHKCEICGKSFAVSGSLKKHSLIHTGNKPHKCEICGKSFTKLGNLKQHALIHTGKKPHKCDICGKSFTRLGVLKQHSLIHTGKKPHKCEICGKSFAASCSLKKHSLIYTGKKPYKCEICGKYFTILGNLNKHLLIHTGKKPHKCEMCGKSFTMLGDLKKHVLIHTGKKPHKCEICGESFATSGDLKTHAFQHTGSGPHKCGICDKSFTYLNTLKTHALLHVRKKM, via the coding sequence ATTTACTCAGACTACTGGTGGGAGGTGCAGCATATCATGTGAAGAACCCTGTCACCATAGACTGGTCCAGGATGAGTTGGTGATAGACATGGAGAAGTCAACACATGGGTTCAGTACCAATACAGAAGATATGACTGTTGATAAGGAATGCTCAGTTGCCACCCAATATGACTGTAGTACGAGGGAAAAGGAATTACATGTATATAGTTGTAATTTTTGCCAACAGAGCTTTTCttcaaaatacagactcataatgcATGTGTTTATGCACATTGGTGGAACGCAACCACCTTcgtatgtttgtaagtggtgtggtGAGGTATTTAACAGTAATGTTGGCTTGAAGAAGCATATGAGAATGAGTGAGAATTGTCGAGTTTTAACTGCAGACAGTCATGAAAAATATGGACATAGTGATGAGCATCAAACCACTACCTCGTTGGATAGCGAGGCAGAAGTTTCTGTCACAGAACACAATGACCAGTCTTCATGTAAGGAAACTTGGAGAGATTCAAACAAGCCCTCTAATGACATATGTAACACACACATGACAAATGATAGAGAGAAAACAAGTAATTATGGAACTTTGTCTATAGCTGTTAATGTCAGTGCCCAGGCTGATCTACTTACTGCAAACAGAACTCACAGATGTGGTATTTGTGGCAAATTGTTTGCTAGGTCTGTTGATTTCAACAGACATGTTTCCATTCATACTGGGAAAAGACttcacaaatgtgatatttgtgaGAAATGGTTTGCCCAGTCACGTTATCTAAAGGCTCACACATTAATTCACACTAGGAAGAAACCTTACATGtgcgagatttgtgggaaatcttttactatgATAAAAGACTTCAAGAAACACTCATTATTTCACACTGGAAaggaacctcacaaatgtgagatttgtgggaaatcttttgctgcGTCAGGCTCTCTCAAGAAACattcattaattcacactggaaataaaccttacaaatgtgagatttgtgggaaatattTTACTATATTAGGCAATCTTAACAAAcatttattaattcacactggaaagaaacctcacaaatgtgagatttgtgggaaatcttttactaaGTTAGATAATCTCAAGCGACAtgcattaattcacactggaaagaaacctcacaaatgtgagatatgtgggaaatcttttgctgcGTCAGGCTCTCTCAAGAAACATTCTATAATTCACACTGGAAATATACCtcataaatgtgagatttgtgggaaatcttttactaaGTTAGGTAATCTCAAGCGACActcattaattcacactggaaagaaacatcacaaatgtgagatttgtgacaAATGGTTTGCCCAGTCACGTTATCTAAAGGCtcacacattaattcacactgtGAAGAAACCTTACATGtgcgagatttgtgggaaatcttttactatgATAAGTGACttcaagaaacacacattaattcacactggaaaggaacctcacaaatgtgagatttgtgggaaatcttttgctgtGTCAGGCTCTCTCAAGAAACattcattaattcacactggaaataaacctcacaaatgtgagatttgtgggaaatcttttactaaGTTAGGTAATCTCAAGCAACAtgcattaattcacactggaaagaaacctcacaaatgtgatatttgtgggaaatcttttactagGTTAGGTGTTCTCAAGCAACActcattaattcacactggaaagaaacctcacaaatgtgagatttgtgggaaatcttttgctgcGTCATGCTCTCTCAAGAAACATTCATTAAtttacactggaaagaaaccttacaaatgtgagatttgtgggaaatattTTACTATATTAGGCAATCTTAACAAAcatttattaattcacactggaaagaaacctcacaaatgtgagatgtgtgggaaatcttttactatgttaggtgatctcaagaaacatgtattaattcacactggaaagaaacctcacaaatgtgagatctgTGGGGAATCTTTTGCTACATCAGGTGATCTCAAGACACATGCATTTCAACACACTGGAAGTGGACCTCACAAATGTGGTATCTGTGACAAAAGTTTCACTTACTTGAATACTCTCAAGACACATGCATTACTTCATGTCAGAAAGAAAATGTAA
- the LOC126212843 gene encoding zinc finger protein 99-like isoform X7 — MEKSTHGFSTNTEDMTVDKECSVATQYDCSTREKELHVYSCNFCQQSFSSKYRLIMHVFMHIGGTQPPSYVCKWCGEVFNSNVGLKKHMRMSENCRVLTADSHEKYGHSDEHQTTTSLDSEAEVSVTEHNDQSSCKETWRDSNKPSNDICNTHMTNDREKTSNYGTLSIAVNVSAQADLLTANRTHRCGICGKLFARSVDFNRHVSIHTGKRLHKCDICEKWFAQSRYLKAHTLIHTRKKPYMCEICGKSFTMIKDFKKHSLFHTGKEPHKCEICGKSFAASGSLKKHSLIHTGNKPYKCEICGKYFTILGNLNKHLLIHTGKKPHKCEICGKSFTKLDNLKRHALIHTGKKPHKCEICGKSFAASGSLKKHSIIHTGNIPHKCEICGKSFTKLGNLKRHSLIHTGKKHHKCEICDKWFAQSRYLKAHTLIHTVKKPYMCEICGKSFTMISDFKKHTLIHTGKEPHKCEICGKSFAVSGSLKKHSLIHTGNKPHKCEICGKSFTKLGNLKQHALIHTGKKPHKCDICGKSFTRLGVLKQHSLIHTGKKPHKCEICGKSFAASCSLKKHSLIYTGKKPYKCEICGKYFTILGNLNKHLLIHTGKKPHKCEMCGKSFTMLGDLKKHVLIHTGKKPHKCEICGESFATSGDLKTHAFQHTGSGPHKCGICDKSFTYLNTLKTHALLHVRKKM, encoded by the coding sequence ATGGAGAAGTCAACACATGGGTTCAGTACCAATACAGAAGATATGACTGTTGATAAGGAATGCTCAGTTGCCACCCAATATGACTGTAGTACGAGGGAAAAGGAATTACATGTATATAGTTGTAATTTTTGCCAACAGAGCTTTTCttcaaaatacagactcataatgcATGTGTTTATGCACATTGGTGGAACGCAACCACCTTcgtatgtttgtaagtggtgtggtGAGGTATTTAACAGTAATGTTGGCTTGAAGAAGCATATGAGAATGAGTGAGAATTGTCGAGTTTTAACTGCAGACAGTCATGAAAAATATGGACATAGTGATGAGCATCAAACCACTACCTCGTTGGATAGCGAGGCAGAAGTTTCTGTCACAGAACACAATGACCAGTCTTCATGTAAGGAAACTTGGAGAGATTCAAACAAGCCCTCTAATGACATATGTAACACACACATGACAAATGATAGAGAGAAAACAAGTAATTATGGAACTTTGTCTATAGCTGTTAATGTCAGTGCCCAGGCTGATCTACTTACTGCAAACAGAACTCACAGATGTGGTATTTGTGGCAAATTGTTTGCTAGGTCTGTTGATTTCAACAGACATGTTTCCATTCATACTGGGAAAAGACttcacaaatgtgatatttgtgaGAAATGGTTTGCCCAGTCACGTTATCTAAAGGCTCACACATTAATTCACACTAGGAAGAAACCTTACATGtgcgagatttgtgggaaatcttttactatgATAAAAGACTTCAAGAAACACTCATTATTTCACACTGGAAaggaacctcacaaatgtgagatttgtgggaaatcttttgctgcGTCAGGCTCTCTCAAGAAACattcattaattcacactggaaataaaccttacaaatgtgagatttgtgggaaatattTTACTATATTAGGCAATCTTAACAAAcatttattaattcacactggaaagaaacctcacaaatgtgagatttgtgggaaatcttttactaaGTTAGATAATCTCAAGCGACAtgcattaattcacactggaaagaaacctcacaaatgtgagatatgtgggaaatcttttgctgcGTCAGGCTCTCTCAAGAAACATTCTATAATTCACACTGGAAATATACCtcataaatgtgagatttgtgggaaatcttttactaaGTTAGGTAATCTCAAGCGACActcattaattcacactggaaagaaacatcacaaatgtgagatttgtgacaAATGGTTTGCCCAGTCACGTTATCTAAAGGCtcacacattaattcacactgtGAAGAAACCTTACATGtgcgagatttgtgggaaatcttttactatgATAAGTGACttcaagaaacacacattaattcacactggaaaggaacctcacaaatgtgagatttgtgggaaatcttttgctgtGTCAGGCTCTCTCAAGAAACattcattaattcacactggaaataaacctcacaaatgtgagatttgtgggaaatcttttactaaGTTAGGTAATCTCAAGCAACAtgcattaattcacactggaaagaaacctcacaaatgtgatatttgtgggaaatcttttactagGTTAGGTGTTCTCAAGCAACActcattaattcacactggaaagaaacctcacaaatgtgagatttgtgggaaatcttttgctgcGTCATGCTCTCTCAAGAAACATTCATTAAtttacactggaaagaaaccttacaaatgtgagatttgtgggaaatattTTACTATATTAGGCAATCTTAACAAAcatttattaattcacactggaaagaaacctcacaaatgtgagatgtgtgggaaatcttttactatgttaggtgatctcaagaaacatgtattaattcacactggaaagaaacctcacaaatgtgagatctgTGGGGAATCTTTTGCTACATCAGGTGATCTCAAGACACATGCATTTCAACACACTGGAAGTGGACCTCACAAATGTGGTATCTGTGACAAAAGTTTCACTTACTTGAATACTCTCAAGACACATGCATTACTTCATGTCAGAAAGAAAATGTAA